From a region of the Equus przewalskii isolate Varuska chromosome 2, EquPr2, whole genome shotgun sequence genome:
- the BTBD19 gene encoding BTB/POZ domain-containing protein 19 isoform X3 yields MEIPGLVVHGESAPFSTALRSLINNPLYSDVRFVVGQERQEVFAHRCLLACRCNFFQRLLGPELGPGLPSPVVLSTVPAEAFLAVLEFLYTNSVKLHRHSVLEVLTAALEYGLEELRELCLEFVVKVLDVELVCEALQVAVTFGLGPLQERCIAFIEAHSQEALRTRGFLELSAPALLPLLRSDKLCVDEAELVLAARSWARVGAAVLERPVAEVAAPVVQELRLALLAPAELSALEEQNRQEPLIPVEQIVEAWKCHALRRGDAARGARCRRRRGTLPREHHRFLDLPFK; encoded by the exons ATGGAGATCCCAGGACTGGTTGTGCATGGGGAGTCTGCGCCCTTTTCCACAGCACTCCGAAGCCTCATCAACAATCCCCTATACAG tgATGTTCGCTTTGTGGTCGGTCAAGAACGGCAGGAGGTGTTTGCCCACCGGTGCTTATTGGCCTGTAGATGCAACTTCTTCCAGCGACTTCTGGGCCCAGAGCTGGGCCCCGGGCTGCCTAGCCCCGTGGTCCTAAGCACTGTGCCAGCCGAGGCCTTCCTGGCAGTGCTGGAGTTCCTGTACACCAACAGTGTCAAGCTGCACCGCCACTCT GTGCTGGAGGTGCTGACTGCGGCTTTGGAGTACGGGCTGGAGGAACTGCGTGAG CTGTGCCTGGAGTTTGTGGTGAAGGTGCTGGATGTGGAGCTGGTTTGTGAGGCCCTGCAG GTTGCCGTAACTTTTGGCCTGGGGCCGCTGCAGGAGCGTTGCATAGCCTTCATAGAGGCCCACAGCCAG GAGGCGCTCAGAACCCGCGGCTTCCTGGAGCTGTCGGCGCCCGCGTTGCTGCCCCTGCTGCGCAGCGACAAGCTCTGCGTGGACGAGGCTGAGCTGGTCCTGGCGGCCCGGAGCTGGGCGCGCGTGGGCGCG GCAGTGCTGGAGCGGCCTGTGGCCGAGGTGGCGGCCCCAGTGGTGCAGGAGCTGAGATTGGCCTTGCTGGCCCCGGCGGAGCTGAGCGCCCTGGAAGAGCAGAACCGGCAGGAACCGCTCATCCCG GTGGAGCAGATCGTGGAGGCGTGGAAGTGCCACGCTCTGCGGAGAGGGGATGCGGCCCGGGGCGCCCGGTGCCGCCGCCGGAGAGGAACCCTGCCCCGGGAGCATCACCGCTTTTTGGATCTGCCCTTTAAGTGA
- the BTBD19 gene encoding BTB/POZ domain-containing protein 19 isoform X2 — translation MGEEPEIPSDVRFVVGQERQEVFAHRCLLACRCNFFQRLLGPELGPGLPSPVVLSTVPAEAFLAVLEFLYTNSVKLHRHSVSPSGRGLGGEGGDGLRDKGNSLPFRQPPPLQVLEVLTAALEYGLEELRELCLEFVVKVLDVELVCEALQVAVTFGLGPLQERCIAFIEAHSQEALRTRGFLELSAPALLPLLRSDKLCVDEAELVLAARSWARVGAAVLERPVAEVAAPVVQELRLALLAPAELSALEEQNRQEPLIPVEQIVEAWKCHALRRGDAARGARCRRRRGTLPREHHRFLDLPFK, via the exons ATGGGTGAGGAACCTGAGATTCCAAG tgATGTTCGCTTTGTGGTCGGTCAAGAACGGCAGGAGGTGTTTGCCCACCGGTGCTTATTGGCCTGTAGATGCAACTTCTTCCAGCGACTTCTGGGCCCAGAGCTGGGCCCCGGGCTGCCTAGCCCCGTGGTCCTAAGCACTGTGCCAGCCGAGGCCTTCCTGGCAGTGCTGGAGTTCCTGTACACCAACAGTGTCAAGCTGCACCGCCACTCTGTGAGCCCATCGGGCAGAGGGCTGGGTGGCGAGGGAGGCGATGGGCTGAGGGACAAGGGGAACTCCCTTCCTTTCCGGCAACCACCCCCTCTGCAGGTGCTGGAGGTGCTGACTGCGGCTTTGGAGTACGGGCTGGAGGAACTGCGTGAG CTGTGCCTGGAGTTTGTGGTGAAGGTGCTGGATGTGGAGCTGGTTTGTGAGGCCCTGCAG GTTGCCGTAACTTTTGGCCTGGGGCCGCTGCAGGAGCGTTGCATAGCCTTCATAGAGGCCCACAGCCAG GAGGCGCTCAGAACCCGCGGCTTCCTGGAGCTGTCGGCGCCCGCGTTGCTGCCCCTGCTGCGCAGCGACAAGCTCTGCGTGGACGAGGCTGAGCTGGTCCTGGCGGCCCGGAGCTGGGCGCGCGTGGGCGCG GCAGTGCTGGAGCGGCCTGTGGCCGAGGTGGCGGCCCCAGTGGTGCAGGAGCTGAGATTGGCCTTGCTGGCCCCGGCGGAGCTGAGCGCCCTGGAAGAGCAGAACCGGCAGGAACCGCTCATCCCG GTGGAGCAGATCGTGGAGGCGTGGAAGTGCCACGCTCTGCGGAGAGGGGATGCGGCCCGGGGCGCCCGGTGCCGCCGCCGGAGAGGAACCCTGCCCCGGGAGCATCACCGCTTTTTGGATCTGCCCTTTAAGTGA
- the DYNLT4 gene encoding dynein light chain Tctex-type 4, which produces MATPQHRQGALILPPAHQDCGARRELGGQRLQVTQPLTSKHLGIHTAPDYLIHLSQKHSVGLPGGRSMAGRPVLSGLQEEETAKDPGPKLSPVRPPGRLPSIDEARPAGPGPASRRSSILGLVSSFSRRNSLAGPGPGPGVRRPSLGPVPPLGSRVSFSGLPLAPTRRLAPSYRMEPAPGQRWEVARAQRALEAALAAGLRDARYSGAEAGPLARELCELVRVRVRELSPPRYKLVCSVVLGPRSGQGVRVVSRALWDAARDGLASATFTNATLFAVATVHGLYCE; this is translated from the exons ATGGCAACCCCACAACACAGGCAAGGGGCCCTTATCCTCCCACCTGCCCATCAGGACTGTGGAGCTAGGAGAGAGCTCGGAGGCCAAAGGCTGCAGGTGACTCAG CCCTTAACCTCTAAGCACCTAGGAATCCACACAGCCCCGGACTATTTGATTCACCTGTCCCAAAAACACAG TGTGGGTCTTCCAGGCGGCAGGTCCATGGCTGGCAGGCCTGTGCTCTCCGGACTCCAGGAGGAGGAGACTGCCAAAGATCCTGGGCCGAAACTGTCACCGGTGCGGCCCCCAGGCCGCCTGCCCAGCATTGATGAGGCCCGACCAGCAGGCCCGGGCCCGGCCTCCCGCCGCAGCTCCATACTGGGCCTGGTCTCGTCCTTTTCACGCCGCAACTCACTGGCCGGACCAGGCCCGGGTCCCGGGGTTCGGCGTCCGTCGCTGGGCCCCGTGCCCCCTCTAGGTTCGCGGGTCAGCTTCTCGGGGTTGCCCCTGGCGCCGACGCGTCGCCTGGCGCCCTCTTACCGCATGGAGCCGGCGCCAGGGCAGCGCTGGGAGGTCGCGCGCGCGCAGCGGGCACTGGAGGCGGCGCTGGCCGCGGGGCTGCGCGACGCGCGCTACTCGGGCGCCGAGGCCGGGCCGCTGGCGCGGGAGCTGTGCGAGCTGGTGCGCGTGCGCGTGCGCGAGCTCAGCCCGCCGCGCTACAAGCTGGTGTGCAGCGTGGTGCTGGGGCCGCGCAGCGGCCAGGGTGTGCGCGTGGTCAGCCGCGCGCTCTGGGACGCGGCGCGCGACGGGCTGGCCTCCGCCACGTTCACCAACGCCACGCTCTTCGCCGTGGCCACGGTCCACGGGCTCTACTGCGAGTGA
- the BTBD19 gene encoding BTB/POZ domain-containing protein 19 isoform X4, with translation MGEEPEIPSDVRFVVGQERQEVFAHRCLLACRCNFFQRLLGPELGPGLPSPVVLSTVPAEAFLAVLEFLYTNSVKLHRHSVLEVLTAALEYGLEELRELCLEFVVKVLDVELVCEALQVAVTFGLGPLQERCIAFIEAHSQEALRTRGFLELSAPALLPLLRSDKLCVDEAELVLAARSWARVGAAVLERPVAEVAAPVVQELRLALLAPAELSALEEQNRQEPLIPVEQIVEAWKCHALRRGDAARGARCRRRRGTLPREHHRFLDLPFK, from the exons ATGGGTGAGGAACCTGAGATTCCAAG tgATGTTCGCTTTGTGGTCGGTCAAGAACGGCAGGAGGTGTTTGCCCACCGGTGCTTATTGGCCTGTAGATGCAACTTCTTCCAGCGACTTCTGGGCCCAGAGCTGGGCCCCGGGCTGCCTAGCCCCGTGGTCCTAAGCACTGTGCCAGCCGAGGCCTTCCTGGCAGTGCTGGAGTTCCTGTACACCAACAGTGTCAAGCTGCACCGCCACTCT GTGCTGGAGGTGCTGACTGCGGCTTTGGAGTACGGGCTGGAGGAACTGCGTGAG CTGTGCCTGGAGTTTGTGGTGAAGGTGCTGGATGTGGAGCTGGTTTGTGAGGCCCTGCAG GTTGCCGTAACTTTTGGCCTGGGGCCGCTGCAGGAGCGTTGCATAGCCTTCATAGAGGCCCACAGCCAG GAGGCGCTCAGAACCCGCGGCTTCCTGGAGCTGTCGGCGCCCGCGTTGCTGCCCCTGCTGCGCAGCGACAAGCTCTGCGTGGACGAGGCTGAGCTGGTCCTGGCGGCCCGGAGCTGGGCGCGCGTGGGCGCG GCAGTGCTGGAGCGGCCTGTGGCCGAGGTGGCGGCCCCAGTGGTGCAGGAGCTGAGATTGGCCTTGCTGGCCCCGGCGGAGCTGAGCGCCCTGGAAGAGCAGAACCGGCAGGAACCGCTCATCCCG GTGGAGCAGATCGTGGAGGCGTGGAAGTGCCACGCTCTGCGGAGAGGGGATGCGGCCCGGGGCGCCCGGTGCCGCCGCCGGAGAGGAACCCTGCCCCGGGAGCATCACCGCTTTTTGGATCTGCCCTTTAAGTGA
- the BTBD19 gene encoding BTB/POZ domain-containing protein 19 isoform X1: protein MEIPGLVVHGESAPFSTALRSLINNPLYSDVRFVVGQERQEVFAHRCLLACRCNFFQRLLGPELGPGLPSPVVLSTVPAEAFLAVLEFLYTNSVKLHRHSVSPSGRGLGGEGGDGLRDKGNSLPFRQPPPLQVLEVLTAALEYGLEELRELCLEFVVKVLDVELVCEALQVAVTFGLGPLQERCIAFIEAHSQEALRTRGFLELSAPALLPLLRSDKLCVDEAELVLAARSWARVGAAVLERPVAEVAAPVVQELRLALLAPAELSALEEQNRQEPLIPVEQIVEAWKCHALRRGDAARGARCRRRRGTLPREHHRFLDLPFK, encoded by the exons ATGGAGATCCCAGGACTGGTTGTGCATGGGGAGTCTGCGCCCTTTTCCACAGCACTCCGAAGCCTCATCAACAATCCCCTATACAG tgATGTTCGCTTTGTGGTCGGTCAAGAACGGCAGGAGGTGTTTGCCCACCGGTGCTTATTGGCCTGTAGATGCAACTTCTTCCAGCGACTTCTGGGCCCAGAGCTGGGCCCCGGGCTGCCTAGCCCCGTGGTCCTAAGCACTGTGCCAGCCGAGGCCTTCCTGGCAGTGCTGGAGTTCCTGTACACCAACAGTGTCAAGCTGCACCGCCACTCTGTGAGCCCATCGGGCAGAGGGCTGGGTGGCGAGGGAGGCGATGGGCTGAGGGACAAGGGGAACTCCCTTCCTTTCCGGCAACCACCCCCTCTGCAGGTGCTGGAGGTGCTGACTGCGGCTTTGGAGTACGGGCTGGAGGAACTGCGTGAG CTGTGCCTGGAGTTTGTGGTGAAGGTGCTGGATGTGGAGCTGGTTTGTGAGGCCCTGCAG GTTGCCGTAACTTTTGGCCTGGGGCCGCTGCAGGAGCGTTGCATAGCCTTCATAGAGGCCCACAGCCAG GAGGCGCTCAGAACCCGCGGCTTCCTGGAGCTGTCGGCGCCCGCGTTGCTGCCCCTGCTGCGCAGCGACAAGCTCTGCGTGGACGAGGCTGAGCTGGTCCTGGCGGCCCGGAGCTGGGCGCGCGTGGGCGCG GCAGTGCTGGAGCGGCCTGTGGCCGAGGTGGCGGCCCCAGTGGTGCAGGAGCTGAGATTGGCCTTGCTGGCCCCGGCGGAGCTGAGCGCCCTGGAAGAGCAGAACCGGCAGGAACCGCTCATCCCG GTGGAGCAGATCGTGGAGGCGTGGAAGTGCCACGCTCTGCGGAGAGGGGATGCGGCCCGGGGCGCCCGGTGCCGCCGCCGGAGAGGAACCCTGCCCCGGGAGCATCACCGCTTTTTGGATCTGCCCTTTAAGTGA
- the PLK3 gene encoding serine/threonine-protein kinase PLK3, which translates to MEPAAGFLSPRPFPRADAPPAPPAGPGPPPSAMPGPELEMLAAPPAPDSGRLITDPCSGRTYFKGRLLGKGGFARCYEATDRETGNAYAVKVISQSRITKPHQREKILNEIELHRGLQHRHIVRFSHHFEDADNIYIFLELCSRKSLAHIWKARHTLLEPEVRYYLRQILSGLKYLHQKGILHRDLKLGNFFITENMELKMGDFGLATRLEPPEQRKKTICGTPNYVAPEVLQRQGHGPEADVWSLGCVMYTLLCGSPPFETVDLKETYRCIKQVHYTLPASLSLPARQLLAAILRASPQDRPSIDQILRHDFFTKGYTPDRLPVSSCVTVPDLIPLNAAKILFVKVTKSLFGRKKNKSKNHPEERDEVSCLANGLTRTSIGHQDARPEAPAASGPAPVSLVETALEDSSPRGTLASSGDGFEEGLTVATVVESALCALRNCLAFMPPAEQNPAPLAQPEPLVWVSKWVDYSNKFGFGYQLSSRRVAVLFNNGTHMALSANRKTVHYNPTSTKHFSFSVGAVPRALQPQLGVLRYFASYMEQRLMKGGDLPSVEEVEVPVPPLLLQWVKTDQALLMLFSDGTVQVNFYGDHTKLILSGWEPLLVTFVARNRSACTYLASHLRQLGCSPDLRQRLGYALRLLRDRCPT; encoded by the exons ATGGAGCCTGCCGCCGGCTTCCTGTCCCCGCGCCCCTTCCCGCGTGCGGACGCCCCGCCCGCGCCACCCGCTGGGCCCGGGCCGCCTCCGAGTGCCATGCCCGGACCTGAGCTGGAGATGCTGGCCGCGCCACCGGCGCCGGACTCTGGGCGCCTCATCACGGACCCGTGCAGCGGCCGCACCTACTTCAAAGGCCGCCTGTTGGGCAAG GGGGGCTTCGCCCGGTGCTATGAGGCCACTGACAGAGAGACCGGCAATGCCTACGCGGTCAAAGTCATCTCGCAGAGCCGCATCACCAAGCCGCATCAGCGCGAGAAG ATCCTAAACGAGATTGAGCTTCACCGCGGCCTGCAGCACCGCCACATCGTGCGTTTCTCGCACCACTTTGAGGATGCTGACAATATATACATTTTCCTGGAGCTCTGCAGCCGAAAG TCTCTGGCCCACATCTGGAAGGCCCGGCACACCCTGTTGGAGCCCGAGGTGCGCTACTACCTGCGGCAGATCCTTTCCGGACTCAAGTACTTGCACCAGAAGGGCATCTTGCACCGAGACCTCAAGCTGG GAAACTTTTTTATCACCGAGAACATGGAACTGAAAATGGGGGATTTTGGGCTGGCAACCCGGTTGGAGCccccagagcagaggaagaa GACCATCTGTGGCACCCCCAACTATGTGGCTCCGGAAGTGCTGCAGAGGCAGGGCCACGGCCCCGAGGCAGACGTGTGGTCCCTGGGCTGTGTCAT GTACACGCTGCTATGTGGGAGCCCCCCCTTTGAGACAGTTGACCTGAAGGAGACGTACCGCTGCATCAAACAGGTCCACTACACGCTGCCCGCCAGCCTCTCACTGCCTGCGCGGCAGCTCCTGGCCGCCATCCTTCGAGCCTCGCCCCAAGACCGCCCCTCAATTGACCAGATCCTGCGCCATGACTTCTTTACCAAG GGCTACACCCCCGACCGGCTCCCTGTCAGCAGCTGTGTGACAGTCCCGGACCTGATACCCCTTAATGCAGCTAAGATTTTGTTTGTCAAAGTCACTAAGAGCCTCTTTGGCAGGAAGAAGAACAAGA GTAAGAACCATCCTGAGGAGCGGGACGAGGTGTCCTGTCTGGCGAACGGCCTCACTCGGACATCCATTGGCCATCAGGATGCCAGGCCCGAG GCTCCAGCAGCTTCTGGTCCAGCCCCCGTCAGCCTGGTAGAGACAGCACTTGAAGACAGCTCACCGCGTGGGACATTGGCGAGTAGTGGAGATG GGTTTGAAGAAGGTCTGACTGTGGCCACAGTGGTAGAGTCAGCCCTCTGTGCTCTGAGAAACTGCCTGGCCTTCATGCCCCCAG CGGAACAGAACCCGGCTCCCCTGGCACAGCCAGAGCCTCTGGTGTGGGTCAGCAAGTGGGTTGACTACTCCAACAAGTTTGGCTTTGGATATCAGCTGTCCAGCCGCCGTGTGGCTGTGCTCTTCAACAATGGCACACACATGGCCCTGTCAGCCAACAGAAA gACTGTGCACTACAACCCCACCAGCACAAAGCACTTCTCCTTCTCCGTGGGTGCTGTGCCCCGGGCCCTGCAGCCTCAGCTGGGTGTCCTGCGCTATTTCGCCTCCTACATGGAGCAGCGCCTCATGAAG GGTGGAGATCTGCCCAGTGTGGAAGAAGTGGAGGTGCCTGTCCCCCCACTTCTGCTGCAGTGGGTCAAGACTGACCAGGCCCTACTCATGCTGTTTAGTGATGGCACTGTCCAG GTGAACTTCTATGGAGACCACACCAAGCTGATCCTTAGTGGCTGGGAGCCTCTCCTGGTGACTTTTGTGGCCCGCAATCGCAGCGCCTGCACTTACCTCGCCTCCCACCTTCGACAGCTGGGCTGCTCCCCAGACCTGCGGCAGCGGTTGGGCTATGCTCTGCGCCTGCTCCGGGACCGCTGCCCAACCTAG